In Silene latifolia isolate original U9 population chromosome 3, ASM4854445v1, whole genome shotgun sequence, a single window of DNA contains:
- the LOC141648655 gene encoding F-box protein At4g22390-like produces the protein MRMLACCESYLLFGIGAAQRGVLMLLNPATRIYRIITQDYNPRWSDYVRYGMCHCSDEFNNDYFKVAKFFQYNDPQGYSRSDITVYSFRTNLLNYTVRITATTGVLIENPVLVQNHLLAMLCYGSDRFMRIGCFDIKAERWSNDVPLSDILLGEIGSNQTRDGHHHLGVLEGQLCFSCYDENKSTYNIWVMRNFGVKSSWFKLMSFPVQGTQHVYHPIAYRKGSLHELLCIQNESGKYLWYNLRDKQFTETGLDGNSNAKDGVYFVTTGYAFMRRVKEKDVATSGSDKDDSVWKGEQYRCNVLLVLQYGRI, from the exons ATGCGGATGTTGGCTTGCTGCGAATCTTACTTGTTGTTTGGGATTGGAGCCGCCCAACGTGGGGTTCTCATGTTGCTCAACCCAGCTACCCGTATTTACCGTATAATCACTCAAGATTACAATCCCCGTTGGTCTGACTATGTACGATATGGGATGTGTCATTGTTCAGATGAATTCAATAATGACTATTTCAAGGTTGCCAAGTTTTTCCAGTACAATGATCCACAAGGTTATTCTCGATCGGACATCACCGTCTATAGTTTCAGAACTAATTTGTTGAATTATACTGTGCGTATAACGGCCACAACTGGTGTATTGATTGAGAATCCCGTCCTTGTACAAAACCATTTACTTGCAATGCTATGTTATGGTAGTGATCGATTTATGAGAATTGGTTGTTTTGATATCAAGGCTGAACGATGGTCTAATGATGTGCCCTTATCTGATATTCTTTTGGGTGAAATCGGTTCCAACCAAACTCGAGATGGTCACCATCACCTAGGTGTGCTTGAGGGGCAATTATGCTTTTCATGTTACGATGAGAACAAGTCGACTTATAATATATGGGTTATGAGAAATTTTGGTGTTAAATCGTCTTGGTTTAAGTTGATGAGCTTTCCTGTGCAAGGGACCCAACACGTTTACCACCCTATTGCTTACCGAAAAGGATCATTACATGAACTATTGTGTATACAAAATGAGAGTGGCAAATATTTATGGTACAACCTTAGAGATAAACAATTCACTGAGACGGGTTTAGACG GCAATTCCAATGCTAAGGATGGGGTGTACTTTGTCACAACGGGTTATGCTTTTATGAGGCGGGTCAAGGAAAAAGATGTCGCCACTAGCGGCAGTGATAAAGACGATTCTGTTTGGAAG GGTGAGCAGTATAGATGCAACGTGTTGCTGGTACTGCAATACGGTAGAATCTGA